From Strigops habroptila isolate Jane chromosome 10, bStrHab1.2.pri, whole genome shotgun sequence, one genomic window encodes:
- the GGPS1 gene encoding geranylgeranyl pyrophosphate synthase isoform X2 — protein MDGMDETSKRILEPYQYLLQLPGKQVRTKLSQAFNHWLNVPEDKIQVIIEVTEMLHNASLLVDDIEDNSKLRRGFPVAHSIYGIPSVINCANYVYFLGLEKVLTLDHPDAVKVFTRQLLELHKGQGLDIYWRDTYTCPTEAEYKAMVLQKTGGLFGLAVGLMQLFSNYKKDLKPLLNTLGLFFQIRDDYANLHSKEYSENKSFCEDLTEGKFSFPTIHAIWSRPESTQVQNILRQRTENIDIKKYCVHYLENVGSFEYTRNTLKELESEAYKQIESLGGNPELVALVEQLSKMFKESEN, from the exons gTAAGCAAGTGAGAACCAAACTGTCACAGGCCTTTAATCACTGGCTGAATGTTCCAGAAGATAAAATACAG GTTATCATTGAAGTGACAGAGATGTTGCACAATGCAAGCCTACTTGTGGATGATATTGAAGATAACTCAAAGCTGCGACGGGGCTTTCCGGTGGCACACAGTATCTATGGAATTCCATCTGTAATCAACTGTGCTAATTATGTGTATTTCCTTGGCTTAGAGAAGGTTTTAACCCTTGATCATCCAGATGCTGTTAAAGTTTTTACTCGTCAACTTCTGGAACTCCATAAAGGTCAAGGCTTGGATATTTACTGGAGGGATACTTACACCTGTCCTACGGAAGCGGAATATAAAGCTATGGTACTGCAAAAGACAGGTGGTCTCTTTGGATTAGCTGTAGGCCTCATGCAGCTGTTCTCAAATTATAAAAAAGACTTAAAGCCGCTTCTTAACACACTTGGCCTCTTCTTCCAAATAAGAGATGACTATGCCAACTTGCACTCCAAAGAATATAGTGAAAACAAGAGTTTTTGTGAAGACTTAACTGAGGGCAAGTTCTCATTCCCAACCATTCATGCCATTTGGTCAAGACCTGAAAGTACTCAGGTGCAAAACATTTTACGTCAGAGGACAGAAAACatagatataaaaaaatactgtgtgcaTTACCTTGAAAATGTGGGTTCCTTTGAGTACACTCGGAATACATTGAAAGAGCTTGAATCTGAAGCCTATAAACAAATTGAATCACTTGGGGGGAACCCTGAGCTTGTAGCGCTAGTTGAACAGCTGAGCAAAATGTTCAAagaatctgaaaattaa
- the GGPS1 gene encoding geranylgeranyl pyrophosphate synthase isoform X3, with product MLHNASLLVDDIEDNSKLRRGFPVAHSIYGIPSVINCANYVYFLGLEKVLTLDHPDAVKVFTRQLLELHKGQGLDIYWRDTYTCPTEAEYKAMVLQKTGGLFGLAVGLMQLFSNYKKDLKPLLNTLGLFFQIRDDYANLHSKEYSENKSFCEDLTEGKFSFPTIHAIWSRPESTQVQNILRQRTENIDIKKYCVHYLENVGSFEYTRNTLKELESEAYKQIESLGGNPELVALVEQLSKMFKESEN from the coding sequence ATGTTGCACAATGCAAGCCTACTTGTGGATGATATTGAAGATAACTCAAAGCTGCGACGGGGCTTTCCGGTGGCACACAGTATCTATGGAATTCCATCTGTAATCAACTGTGCTAATTATGTGTATTTCCTTGGCTTAGAGAAGGTTTTAACCCTTGATCATCCAGATGCTGTTAAAGTTTTTACTCGTCAACTTCTGGAACTCCATAAAGGTCAAGGCTTGGATATTTACTGGAGGGATACTTACACCTGTCCTACGGAAGCGGAATATAAAGCTATGGTACTGCAAAAGACAGGTGGTCTCTTTGGATTAGCTGTAGGCCTCATGCAGCTGTTCTCAAATTATAAAAAAGACTTAAAGCCGCTTCTTAACACACTTGGCCTCTTCTTCCAAATAAGAGATGACTATGCCAACTTGCACTCCAAAGAATATAGTGAAAACAAGAGTTTTTGTGAAGACTTAACTGAGGGCAAGTTCTCATTCCCAACCATTCATGCCATTTGGTCAAGACCTGAAAGTACTCAGGTGCAAAACATTTTACGTCAGAGGACAGAAAACatagatataaaaaaatactgtgtgcaTTACCTTGAAAATGTGGGTTCCTTTGAGTACACTCGGAATACATTGAAAGAGCTTGAATCTGAAGCCTATAAACAAATTGAATCACTTGGGGGGAACCCTGAGCTTGTAGCGCTAGTTGAACAGCTGAGCAAAATGTTCAAagaatctgaaaattaa